One Solanum lycopersicum chromosome 4, SLM_r2.1 DNA window includes the following coding sequences:
- the LOC101248095 gene encoding probable LRR receptor-like serine/threonine-protein kinase At3g47570 has product MHSNIMEKHIFLLILAILVQFYFVSSISATISSNETDQEALLAFRNLVTSDSSHFLANNWTKNTSFCSWFGVTCSPKRQRVVALTLPNLQLQGTISPSLANLSFLIGLNLANNNLHSEIPDGIGRLPRLRVIDIQNNQLHGSIPTSLFQHRSVQIISLAFNKLGGEMWNGTWYVPELRVLNLRNNTITGVIPPSIGNATKLMNFSLNGNRINGNIPMEIGNLSQLVELSLSRNQLTGSIPSTLFNISSLLVVSLAYNSLSGPLFPDDRRNVLSSNLEHIGVSYNQITGHIPSNICQFTALRVLSISYNNITGEIPRNIGCLAKLEEFYIGYNAINGTIPASLGNISTLQNLHCGSNHMEGELPPELGKLSNLRQINFEENYNLIGEIPNTIFNISSLEFIAFTFNYLSGRIPNLLHLPNLIQLLLANNQLEGEIPPYITNATNLELLELSDNLLTGTIPNDLGNLRELRDLFLHHNQLTELGFFDSLVKCRMLRYVQVGSNPLNDVLPSSIGNLSSTVEYFHIGDAQINGFIPTSTGNMTGLTTLVFQDNSLTGNIPREIGKLKQLQGLFLVNNGLQGDIAEVVCDLSNLVRLALSENELSGVIPECLGNLTMLQQLFLGSNKFESKLPLSFWKMSSLLYLNMSRNSIKGEVPSDIGELKAIVAIDISGNHFSGSIPSNLGELQTLKLLSLSNNSFSGPIPFSFSNLKSLEFLDLSLNNLSGTILKSFEKLLYLTSINVSFNVLEGEIPSGGVFANSTLQSFSGNKGLCGRQILDVPACAITTPEQQQSKSKKLVLKIVTPMVISFFLIFLLVVSIWIMKRKKKGKSKDVEKVPEMRTYQLISYHEIQRATNNFDESNLIGVGGSGSVYKATLASGIVVAIKVLDLENEEVCKRFDTECEVMRNVRHKNLVSVITTCSSEHIRAFVLQYMPNGSLDNWLYKEDRHLKLRQRVTIMLDVAMAIEYLHHGNDTPIVHCDLKPANVLLDEDMVARVGDFGISKILAVSKSMAHTKTLGTLGYIAPEYGSEGIVSTRGDVYSYGIMLMEVLAKRRPTGEEIFNENLGLREWITRAFPRTMMEVVDADMFHDGEKITSESEICILSMIELALDCTKATPESRITMKDVVKRLNKIKNTFGNIEVN; this is encoded by the exons ATGCATAGTAACATCATGGAGAAACACATTTTCTTATTGATACTTGCTATCTTAGTTcaattttactttgtttcttCTATATCAGCTACTATTTCCTCAAATGAGACTGATCAAGAAGCTCTACTAGCTTTTCGAAACCTTGTTACGAGTGATTCTAGTCATTTTTTAGCCAATAATTGGACAAAAAACACTTCATTTTGCTCTTGGTTTGGTGTCACTTGTAGTCCAAAAAGGCAAAGGGTTGTAGCCTTGACTCTTCCTAATTTGCAACTTCAAGGCACAATTTCGCCGTCTTTGGCCAATCTATCTTTTCTCATAGGGCTAAATCTCGCAAACAACAACTTACACAGTGAAATCCCTGATGGCATTGGCCGCTTGCCTCGTCTACGAGTGATTGATATTCAGAACAATCAGCTGCATGGAAGTATTCCAACAAGTCTATTTCAACACCGGAGTGTTCAAATCATTTCATTGGCTTTCAATAAACTCGGTGGTGAAATGTGGAACGGTACATGGTATGTACCCGAACTCAGAGTCTTAAATCTCAGGAACAATACCATTACAGGTGTGATCCCTCCTTCTATTGGAAATGCCACAAAGTTGATGAACTTCAGTTTGAATGGGAATAGAATCAACGGCAACATTCCAATGGAGATTGGTAATCTAAGCCAACTTGTTGAGTTGTCGTTGTCTCGTAATCAATTAACAGGTTCCATTCCTTCAACATTGTTTAATATCTCCTCCCTTCTCGTCGTGTCTCTGGCATACAATAGCCTTTCAGGTCCTCTGTTTCCTGATGATCGACGTAACGTTCTTTCATCAAACCTCGAGCATATAGGTGTATCATACAATCAAATCACTGGTCACATTCCTTCCAACATCTGTCAATTCACAGCTCTCAGAGTTCTGTCCATATCATACAACAACATAACTGGAGAAATACCGAGAAATATTGGTTGTTTAGCCAAGCTCGAAGAGTTTTATATCGGTTATAATGCAATAAATGGAACAATTCCTGCTTCATTAGGCAATATTTCAACTCTTCAAAATCTTCATTGCGGAAGCAATCACATGGAGGGAGAACTTCCTCCAGAATTAGGAAAGCTATCAAACTTAAGACAAATCAATTTCGAAGAAAATTATAATCTTATTGGTGAAATTCCGAATACTATTTTCAACATATCTTCTTTGGAGTTCATTGCTTTCACTTTCAACTACCTTTCAGGTAGAATTCCGAATCTTCTTCACCTTCCAAATCTTATACAACTTCTCTTAGCAAACAATCAGCTCGAAGGTGAAATTCCTCCGTACATCACAAATGCTACGAATCTTGAGCTGTTAGAGCTATCAGATAACCTTCTCACAGGTACTATTCCTAATGATTTAGGAAATCTTCGCGAGCTGCGAGATCTTTTCCTACATCATAATCAACTTACTGAGTTGGGATTCTTTGATTCTTTGGTGAAATGTAGGATGTTGAGATATGTACAAGTGGGATCGAATCCGTTGAATGATGTTCTGCCAAGTAGTATTGGCAATCTTTCATCTACTGTTGAATACTTTCATATTGGAGATGCACAAATCAATGGATTCATTCCCACTAGTACAGGCAACATGACCGGTCTTACAACGCTAGTTTTTCAAGATAACAGTTTGACAGGAAACATTCCTCGTGAGATCGGTAAGCTTAAACAACTCCAAGGTTTATTTCTAGTTAACAATGGACTACAGGGGGACATAGCAGAGGTAGTATGTGATTTATCGAATTTGGTTCGATTAGCTCTGTCTGAAAATGAGCTCTCGGGGGTGATTCCGGAATGTTTAGGAAATCTTACCATGCTACAACAACTTTTTTTAGGTTCTAACAAGTTTGAATCAAAGCTACCTTTAAGCTTTTGGAAGATGAGTAGTCTTCTCTATTTAAACATGTCGCGTAATTCTATAAAGGGAGAAGTTCCATCAGATATCGGAGAACTTAAAGCTATTGTAGCAATCGATATCTCTGGTAACCATTTCTCGGGGTCGATACCAAGCAATTTGGGGGAACTTCAAACCTTGAAGTTACTTTCCTTATCGAACAATTCGTTTTCAGGTCCAATTCCATTTTCCTTTTCAAACTTGAAAAGCTTGGAATTCTTGGATTTGTCTTTGAATAACTTGTCAGGTACTATTCTTAAGTCTTTCGAAAAGCTTTTGTACCTTACAAGCATCAACGTCTCGTTTAATGTTTTAGAAGGTGAAATACCTAGTGGTGGTGTGTTTGCAAACTCCACCCTGCAATCATTTAGTGGGAACAAAGGTCTATGTGGAAGGCAAATATTGGACGTTCCTGCTTGTGCTATCACTACTCCTGAACAACAACAATCAAAATCGAAGAAGCTTGTGCTAAAAATTGTCACTCCGATGGTTATTTCATTCTTTCTGATATTCTTGTTGGTTGTCTCGATTTGGATAATGAAACGAAAGAAGAAAGGGAAGTCCAAAGATGTTGAAAAGGTTCCGGAGATGAGGACTTATCAATTGATTTCTTATCATGAGATTCAACGAGCAACTAACAATTTTGATGAATCCAATTTGATTGGCGTGGGAGGTTCTGGCTCTGTGTACAAAGCCACATTAGCTAGTGGAATTGTGGTTGCAATTAAGGTACTGGATTTGGAAAATGAGGAAGTATGCAAAAGGTTTGATACTGAATGCGAAGTGATGAGAAATGTTAGACACAAAAACCTTGTTTCGGTGATCACTACGTGTTCTAGTGAACACATAAGAGCCTTTGTTCTGCAGTATATGCCCAACGGAAGTCTTGACAATTGGTTGTACAAAGAAGATCGCCACTTAAAACTTCGTCAAAGAGTCACCATAATGCTTGATGTAGCTATGGCAATTGAATATCTACATCATGGTAATGACACCCCAATAGTTCATTGTGACCTCAAGCCAGCCAACGTTCTTTTGGATGAAGATATGGTGGCGCGTGTTGGTGATTTTGGCATCTCAAAGATTTTAGCTGTAAGCAAATCCATGGCACATACAAAGACATTAGGCACTCTTGGATATATTGCACCAG AATATGGCTCGGAGGGAATAGTGTCCACTCGTGGTGATGTTTACAGTTATGGCATCATGCTGATGGAGGTTTTGGCAAAAAGAAGGCCAACAGGTGAAGAGATATTCAACGAAAATCTTGGCTTGAGGGAGTGGATAACGCGAGCATTTCCAAGAACTATGATGGAAGTTGTGGACGCGGATATGTTTCATGATGGAGAAAAAATTACTTCCGAAAGTGAAATATGCATACTCTCCATGATAGAACTGGCTTTAGATTGCACAAAGGCAACACCAGAATCAAGGATAACCATGAAAGATGTAGTCAAGAGGCTTAACAAAATAAAGAACACATTTggaaacatagaagtaaattag